A region of the Streptomyces durocortorensis genome:
GGCGACGAAATAGTGGGCGTGGGTCCTGACGTAGTCGTCGTAGACGCCCTTGCTCTTCACTTCGAGGACCGCGTCGATGAAGCGCTTGCGCTCGACGGCGGTCAGGTCCTTGCAGTTCTTGCGGATGTGCACGGAGAAGGTGCTCCTGCGGTGTCGCTGGGGCGGAGACGGACAGCTGGTGGCGGGCGGCCGGTCAGCCGTGGATGTTGCCCAGGGCCAGCTGGGAGTTGGGCCCGAGGTTGTTGACCGCGGCCTGGGCGCAGGCGCGTGCGGTCGGGAAGGACTCGTAGTGGTTGAGGAGGCTCATGTACGTGCCGTCGGCGCGGCGCATGACGTGCAGCACCCTCCCGTCGATCTTGATCTCGACCGCCGGGGCGGGCGGGAAGCCCTGCTCGTGCGAGGAGGCGGCAGCGGTGCGGGCCAGGCCCGCGGTGCGGGTCGTGCCCGTGGCGGAGGCCCCGTGGGCGGCCCCGCCGCCGTGGTGGGCGTGGCCCTCCGGGACCGGCCTGCCCTCGATCCGGCGGCCCTTGTAGACCTCGTCGAACGGGACGGCCGGGTCCGTCTCCTCGGCTGCGGCCTCCACGCGGCGCTCCGGTGACGCGGAGGCCGTGGCCACGGCGGTGACGGCGGTGACCCCGGCGGCGGCGGTCGCCGCGATGGCGGCGTTCCGGAGCAGCGAACGGCGGGTCATGGTGGAGGTGTTGATGGTGCTCAGCCCTTCCGGCCGGTGCCGCTGACGGCGTTGACGATGTCCTGGGCCCGGTCGACGATCGAGGGCATGCCGGAGGTGAAGAACAAGGTGCCTCCGGCGACGTCCCCGATGGCGTACAGCCGCTGGTGGGGCCGTGCGTCGACGGTCGCCCGGGAGGTGGCCGGTTCGACGGCGATCCCGCCGGCCGGGTGGTACTCGGCGTGCTCCGCCTCCGTCAGGGACGTGAACACGGCACGGGCGGCCTCCGGAATGCGGTGGGCCGGTGCGGAGACGGCGTTGACGACCCGGTCGGCCTCCTCCGACCGGTCCGCGCCGAGCAGGAAGCCCCCGCCGTCACGTGGCTTGACGGTGTGCAGGCCCCGCTCGACGTGCAGTTGGCCCCGGTCGGCCATGTCCAGGAGGATGCGGGCGTTCTCCGGCGGCATCGGGCAGCACAGCGACATGATGCCCCGGTAGAGGTTGTCGCGGATGTAGTCCTGGAGCTCGGGGTGCAGGAGGGGGAAGGCGTCCGGGCCGGTCGTCGGCACGGCCTCCTGCATGACGCGCATGCCGGTGTCGGGGTGGTCGATCTCCTGGTACTGGCGGCGCAGCCTGTCCAGCGGGTCCTCGCGCTCGGCCGACATCAGTTCGTCCAGCGCGATGGCGGGGTCGGCGCCGTGGGCGCGCAGCTCTTCGGCCAGCAGGTCTGTCAGCTGTTCCAGACCGATCGGGTGGCCGTCGGCGGCGATGTCGTGGATGCGGGCCGGGGTGAAGTGGCGGATCTCGGGGTGGACCGGGCGCTGCCGGATCGCGGGGAGGCATCCGTTGCGGGAGGCCATGACGACCGGTCCGGTGTGTCCGGCCCGGTACAGGGACACGACCGTGTCGACGGCGGCCAGGCCGGTGCCGATCACCGCGACCGCCGTGTCCGCGGGGATGGGGGCGAGGGTGTCGGCCAACGGATAGGGGTCGGGGAGGAAGCCTTCCTCACCGGTCAACCCGTAGTGGTCGGCCGGGATTCCGGGACCGACGGCGCAGATGACATGGCCGAACCGCCAGGTGTCCCCGCTGTCGTCGGTGACGTCGAGCAAGGGGTCCGCGTCCCGCACCCGGGTGACCCGGCGGTGGACGACGGTGACGGGCCTGCCGCGCAGTGACAGGGAGGAGACGGCCTGCTCGGCGGTGTGCTCCAGGTAGGAGCCGAAGACATGGCGTGGCGGAAAGTGGCCGTCCTCGTCCCAGGCGCCGCCGCCGTAGGGGGATTCCGTGCGCTTCAGCCAGTCGGCGAACGCGCCGGGGTCGCCGACGGTGGCGGACATCTCCGCGGGGAGGATGTTGACCAGCACGGAGTCGGTGTCGTGCTGGTAGGCGCGGCCCCGCCACAGCCGGGAGCCGTCGGGTTCGAACACGACCACGCGGCCGTTGCCGGGTTCGGGCAGCCGGGCGAGACGGTCGAGCACCGCTACGGCCGCCGCACCGCCTCCGATGATGGCTATGTCGTCGGCCATCCGCTCGTCGGCCATGCGCTTGTCGGCCATCCGCTCGTTGGACATCTGATCGGTCATGTCGTTCATGGAGTGTGTGGTTTCCCTGGTCAGACGTTCTGGAGCACGCGGGCGTCTTCCGGGCGCCTGCGACGTCCCTTGACTACGGCGAGGAGCAGCAGGGCCAGGGCGATGACGGCCCACCCGGTCAGTACGGCGAGGGGGGAGCCGCTGCCCGTACCCGCGAAGGAGCCCTCGGCGCGGATGAACGATCCCGCCGCGCCGGGCGGCAGGAGCTGGCCGATGCTGCCGAGCCATCCGGGCAGCAGGTCGGGGCCGGTGGCGATGCCGGAGAGGGGGTTGCCGATCAGGAACATGACGACGGCTCCAGCGGCGATTCCGCCCGGGCCCAGCAGGGCGCCGAGGCCGGTGATGAAGCCCGCCATACCCAGTTCCAGCAGCACGATCGCAGCGGCGTTGGTCAGGAAGGAGCCGGGCAGCACATCGGAGACGACGGTCAGCATGAGTGAGCTGAGGAGTCCCGAGAGGACGGCGAACGCGGCGACACCGGCGAGGCGCAGGCGGGCGTCGGGCACCTTGAGGACGAGGAGCAGGCCGATGATGACGGAGGTGACGATCAGGGGGAAGAACCCCATGGTCATGCCGGAGCCGTGCGGGTCGCTGCCGTTGGCGGGGACGACCTCCTCGACGAGCTCGGAGGTGCCTGTCAGCTCGGCCATCCGCCCGGACAGTGCGGCGGACACGGCGGGGGAGGCGGCGGAGGCGACCTTGAGCCGCCAGCCGTGACCGGCGGCGTCGTCCTGGACGAAGGCACCGTAGACCTCGCGGTCGCGCAGCATCGATTCGGCCCGGCCCGCGGTGTCGACCCGACGGGTGTCGAACTCGTCGCCGTGTGCCCCGAGGATCGCGTCGAGCTGCTTGTACGGCCCGCTGTCGGCGACGACGGCGACGGGCACGCGGGTGGGCTCCGAGCGGGAGGCCGTCCAGGAGAACCAGCCGCCGACGACGAACTGCACGAGGGCGACGATGATGACGGCCTTGGCCATCTCGCGCTTGGCTGATGTGAGGTGTGCGCTCATGGCGTGTGCTCCGGACTCATCGCTCGTCGAGCAGTTCGGGCTGCTCGGCGGTGATCTCGTCCCACATGACCTGGAAGCTGAAGCGGCCGAGCTGGTCGTCGCCGAATCCGTCGCGAGCGGCGAGGGCCTGCTGGTGGCTCATGGGCTTGGGGGTGCCCGCGGCGAGCGCGGCGAGCTGGACCTGGGCGCACGATTCGTAGGTGAAGAACCAGTGCACGGCCTCTTCGATACTGCCGCCGACGGTGAGCAGCCCGTGGTGCCGCAGAAGCAGGGCCCTCTTGTCGCCGAGCCGGCGGGCGATGTCCTCGCCGTGCTCGATCCTGATCGCGGGGCCGTCGTAGTCGCCGTAGAGGACCTGGTTCTCGTAGAAGGCGCAGGACTCCTGGTCGAGCGGCTCCAGGAGCCGATCGAGGGAGCCGAGGGCCCGGGCGTGAACGGTGTGGCCGTGGGCGATGGCCTCGGCCTCGGGCCGCTCGTGGATCTTCGAGTGGATGGTGAAGGCGGAGGGGTTGACCTTCCCCTCGCCCTCGACCACGCGGCCGGTGGCATCCACGCAGATCAGGTCCTTCACCTTGACCTGGTTGAAGGACAGGCCGAAGGGGTTCACCCAGAACCGGTCGTGGTGTTCGGGGTCGCGGACGGAGATGTGGCCGGATATCCCTTCGGCGAACCCCGCCTTCCCGAACAGCCGCATCGCGGCGGCCAGGCGCTGTTTGCGGTGGCGGCGCTCCTCCTCGACCGAGGCGAACACGGCGTCGTCGGGGATGGGCAGTCCGGTTGCGGTGTCGGCCAGGAAGCCGGTCGGCGGGCTGTCTGTCACAACGGTCCCTCTCGTAGTGCTGGGAATGCAGCGGGCGCCGTCGGTGCGGCGCCCAATACGCCAGTGAGCTTGGCCCGATCACGTGTCAACGGGGTTGGCAATTAGCGCATTTCGGACTTCATGAACCTGCATTGCCGAAATGTGCAGGCAGCTGCACAAATGAGAAGAGTGGCCGAAAGTCCCTGGAAAGAGCTGGCAAAGTCCGGGCCCTGACGGGCATGGGGGCATCGGGGTTTCCGGAAGGGTGTGTCCGGATCACGCCCCGGAAGCCGGGCGGTGCTGTCGGCCGTATTTCCGGTCCGAGGGCTCGCGGAAGCACGCGAATTCGGCGTGGTGCGCGGGAACGGCGATACGCGTGGCCGTGCGCCTTGTTGTACGGAAACGGCGATACGCGTGGCCGTGCGACCTGTTGTGACGAGCGGCGAGGGCTCCGTCATTTCCCGGGGCGACGGCCCGACGGTCCGACGGCTTCGGGTTCCGTCGAAAGGCGCAAACGGTCGGGGGGAAACCGATGGAAGCCGATCGCCACCGGCACCCCCCCCCGCTATCTGATGCTCAAGGGCATCGACCTGGCCGGACGTACCCCCAGTCCCGGCCCCGGTCCCGGCCCCGGCCCCGGCCCCGGCCCCGGGACCTCGGGTGGCACCTTCTTGACGACGACCGTCTGGGCGGCCTGGTGCTGAGCTCTCGCCGGAGCTGTTGAGGCGGGAGGCGTCAGGGTGCGATCCGACGCTTCGCGTTCTCCTGCCACTCCCGGCCGATCGATCGGATGAGAGCCGGGTAGACCCCCAGGTACCGGAAGGGTTTGATGCCGAGCATGTACAGGGAGCCGAGGCGGCCGTTGGGCTTCACCAGGACGGCCATCTGGCCGTGATAGCCGCCGTTCCCGTCGGAGACCCAGCCGATGTGCAACACCCCGTGCATGGTCCCGTTGGCGTACTCGGCGGCCCACTCGTCGTGTGTCTGGAAGACCGAGGTGAAGGGCGCCGTGCTGAGGTCGGGGCCCCGTGGCCCCTCGCGCAGGTCCTCAGGCAGGCGGTCGCGCAGCGTCGCCACCCGGCCGCCGATGCCTGTGCCCGGCTTGTCCCAGCCGAGGAGCGCACCGAGCTTCCAGCGCACCGCGAAGAGGAAGCGGCCCACGGGGTTGCCGCCGTCCGGACCGTCCTTGCCGCTCGCCATCTGATCGACCAGATGGCGCAAATCGTCCGGGCCGCCCGGCGTCGGCAGCGCCCACACATCCTCCAGCCGGAAGTCGCCGGCGATCTCGTGGATACGCCAGGGGCGGGACGTGTGGTCGGTCGGGGGAAGGCGCAGATCACTCATGGCAGCTTCCTGTCTATACGGTGCCGTATAGAACGAGCATAGGCCCATCTATACGGTTCCGTATATTGGTCGGGGGTTATGTTCGGGGGTTTGTGAGGAGGGACACGGCATGGGTGCGATCCGTACGCCGCGGGACAGGTGGATCGAGGAGGGGCTCCGCAGGCTCGCCGTCGGCGGTCCCGAGGCTGTCCGGGTCGAGGTCCTCGCCCAGGCGCTCGGTGTCACCAAGGGCGGTTTCTACGGCTATTTCCGCAACCGAGCCGCCCTGCTGGAGGAGATGCTCGATACCTGGGAGCGTGAGGTCACCGAGGGTGTCATCGAGCGGATCGAGCGTGATGGGGGTGACGCCCGTGAACGGCTCGGGCGTCTCTTCGACTTCGTGGGGTCGGGCGGGGCGGTCGCGACCGACGCCGGGCTGGAGCTGGCTATCCGCGAGTGGGCCCGGCGCGACGCGGGGGTCGCGCGTCGCCTCCGGCGCGCCGACAACCGCCGCATGGACTACCTGCGCGAGCTCTACGGTGCCTTCTGCCCCGACGAGGGCGATGTCGAGGCCCGTTGCCTGATCACCTTCTCGCTGCGCATCGGCGACCACCTCATCGTGGCCGACAACGGCCCGCGCGACCGCGCGGAAGTACTCGCCGCGGTCAGGGAACGGTTGTTGAGCCTGAGCTAGCGCGTCGAAGGCCCCGGAGGCAGGCCGCTATCGAGGCCGCCCAGCCATGTCGCCGGTGTGGACCGGGACTCCATGCCGGGTGTACCTCGTGAGACCAGGCGGCATTGGCAGTGGGCCGGGGCCCCTGGACCGGACAGCCGTGCGTGCGACCCTGAAGGGATGAGCGGAGCCCGGTCAGCCGGCGAAGCGCGGGACCACCAGGCCGGACTCGTAGGCGATCACCACCGCATGGGTCCGGTTCTGCGCGCCGAGCTTGGTCAGCACGTTCCCGACGTGGGTCTTGATCGTCTCCAGGCTCACCGTGAGGGACTCCGCGATCTCCGGATTGGAGAGCCCGGTGGCCATCAGGCGCAGTACCTCCTCCTCGCGGCCGGTCAGGGCGGCTTGCGGCAGGGCCTCCGCGGAGCCCAGTGGTCGGGCGGCGACCATGCGGCCCAGGGTGGCCGGGAAGAGAACCGCTTCGCCCGCCGCCACCACCCGGACCGCCTCGGCGATGCGGCGGACCGGGAATCGTTTGAGGATGAAGCCGCTGGCGCCCGCGCTGAGGGCGGCGGTGACGTAGTCGTCGTTCTCGAAGGTGGTGATCACCACGATCTTCGGCGGGTCGGCCACATCGGCCAGAAGCTGGCGGGTGGCCTCGATCCCGTTGCGCCGCGGCATTCGGACGTCCATCAGGACCACGTCCGGCCGCAGGCTCCGCGCCCGGTCGACCGCCTCGACGCCGTCGGCGGCCTCGCCGAGCACCGTGATCCCCGGCTGTGCGGCGAGCAGCATGCCCAGACCGCTGCGGGTCACCTCGTCGTCGTCCGCGATAAGGAGGGTGACGGCGGGGCCTGCGACCGAGGGGAGGGCCTCGCCCTCGCCCGCGCCTGATCCACTCACGCCGACACCCGTACCGGCAGCCGGACGGCCAGCCGCCAGTGCTGCGTTCCCTCCGGGCCGGACCGGAACTCACCCTGCAGCAGCCGGACGCGCTCGGCCAGTCCGGGCAGACCGTGGCCGGACGTCGAGAAGGATCCCGGGTTCGGCCCCGTACGTGCCCCGGTCCGGTTGACCACCATGAGATCCAGTCCGTCCGGTCCGGCCGCCGCCCGAACCTGGATGGGGCCGCCCACTCCGTGGCGCAGCGCGTTCGTCAGCCCCTCCTGGAGGATCCGGTACGCCGCCCGGGAGAGCGTCCCCTGTACCCGCGCCAGTTCACCCGACAGCTCTGCTTCGACCGTCGCCCCGGTGTGCCGCAGGCGTTCCAGCAGCTCGGGGAGGTCGGCCAGGGTCCGGGTCGGCGCCGTCCCGGGCT
Encoded here:
- a CDS encoding tyrosinase family oxidase copper chaperone codes for the protein MTRRSLLRNAAIAATAAAGVTAVTAVATASASPERRVEAAAEETDPAVPFDEVYKGRRIEGRPVPEGHAHHGGGAAHGASATGTTRTAGLARTAAASSHEQGFPPAPAVEIKIDGRVLHVMRRADGTYMSLLNHYESFPTARACAQAAVNNLGPNSQLALGNIHG
- a CDS encoding FAD/NAD(P)-binding protein, translated to MNDMTDQMSNERMADKRMADERMADDIAIIGGGAAAVAVLDRLARLPEPGNGRVVVFEPDGSRLWRGRAYQHDTDSVLVNILPAEMSATVGDPGAFADWLKRTESPYGGGAWDEDGHFPPRHVFGSYLEHTAEQAVSSLSLRGRPVTVVHRRVTRVRDADPLLDVTDDSGDTWRFGHVICAVGPGIPADHYGLTGEEGFLPDPYPLADTLAPIPADTAVAVIGTGLAAVDTVVSLYRAGHTGPVVMASRNGCLPAIRQRPVHPEIRHFTPARIHDIAADGHPIGLEQLTDLLAEELRAHGADPAIALDELMSAEREDPLDRLRRQYQEIDHPDTGMRVMQEAVPTTGPDAFPLLHPELQDYIRDNLYRGIMSLCCPMPPENARILLDMADRGQLHVERGLHTVKPRDGGGFLLGADRSEEADRVVNAVSAPAHRIPEAARAVFTSLTEAEHAEYHPAGGIAVEPATSRATVDARPHQRLYAIGDVAGGTLFFTSGMPSIVDRAQDIVNAVSGTGRKG
- a CDS encoding class II aldolase/adducin family protein produces the protein MTDSPPTGFLADTATGLPIPDDAVFASVEEERRHRKQRLAAAMRLFGKAGFAEGISGHISVRDPEHHDRFWVNPFGLSFNQVKVKDLICVDATGRVVEGEGKVNPSAFTIHSKIHERPEAEAIAHGHTVHARALGSLDRLLEPLDQESCAFYENQVLYGDYDGPAIRIEHGEDIARRLGDKRALLLRHHGLLTVGGSIEEAVHWFFTYESCAQVQLAALAAGTPKPMSHQQALAARDGFGDDQLGRFSFQVMWDEITAEQPELLDER
- a CDS encoding DUF2867 domain-containing protein; amino-acid sequence: MSDLRLPPTDHTSRPWRIHEIAGDFRLEDVWALPTPGGPDDLRHLVDQMASGKDGPDGGNPVGRFLFAVRWKLGALLGWDKPGTGIGGRVATLRDRLPEDLREGPRGPDLSTAPFTSVFQTHDEWAAEYANGTMHGVLHIGWVSDGNGGYHGQMAVLVKPNGRLGSLYMLGIKPFRYLGVYPALIRSIGREWQENAKRRIAP
- a CDS encoding TetR/AcrR family transcriptional regulator — translated: MGAIRTPRDRWIEEGLRRLAVGGPEAVRVEVLAQALGVTKGGFYGYFRNRAALLEEMLDTWEREVTEGVIERIERDGGDARERLGRLFDFVGSGGAVATDAGLELAIREWARRDAGVARRLRRADNRRMDYLRELYGAFCPDEGDVEARCLITFSLRIGDHLIVADNGPRDRAEVLAAVRERLLSLS
- a CDS encoding response regulator transcription factor; the protein is MSGSGAGEGEALPSVAGPAVTLLIADDDEVTRSGLGMLLAAQPGITVLGEAADGVEAVDRARSLRPDVVLMDVRMPRRNGIEATRQLLADVADPPKIVVITTFENDDYVTAALSAGASGFILKRFPVRRIAEAVRVVAAGEAVLFPATLGRMVAARPLGSAEALPQAALTGREEEVLRLMATGLSNPEIAESLTVSLETIKTHVGNVLTKLGAQNRTHAVVIAYESGLVVPRFAG